The window TATTTAGTGATGAGACGTGGATGATGAGCGGATTGTCTGATGGCCGATTTTTGATTTTGTAGATCATTTTGCAAGCTTCAGGATCAAGTGACGAAGCTGCGAGGCCATACACTGTCTCAGTCGGAACTGCGACTGTCTTATGTGAATGAAGGTGCTTTGAAGCCTCTTCTAGATGAGGTAGAATGGAAGGCGGTATAGAGAAGTGAGGAGAGTCAAGGGGGTGACCGGATGAGGAAGAACGCGTAATCTCAATTGCAGGCCAATCTTGGCATTGGTAAATTGGAGTAGTGTTGCTCGACATTGCGAATGACCTTGGGCGGATGGTTAAGTGATGGTCATAAGTGGGTTGGAGCAACAGATGTAAGTACCCACCTCGTCCGTAATAATGTTCTGGTCAATAGCTTGCGGACAGCTGCACTCATTCCCTTATGGCCTCTGGGCCTTGTTGTAGCTCTGCTATTTGTCCCTGCTGGTATCGACAATGAGAAACAAACAAAAAGATGCTGACATGGTATCACTCGATAAATACAAGCCTGAAATTTTGATTCCGCTGCGAAAGATCGGACACGATAAGAGATGTTACACATCACGACTTTTTAAGGTTCGTTGTTTCTCTGATCCGAAAGGGGATCCGAAGCCATGCTGCGATTCCCACCCAAAGTTGTGCGAGACGGACGCATCAGGCAATAACTGGAACAGTTAGCTCAAGAACTTTGAATAAGTACTTTATATTTTGCAACTTGACTTGCAATTTCATTCATCCATCTCCGACTTATCGAATCAGTGACCACTGAGCCAAAATGGAGCGCTTACAACAAAACCCCGCGGAACTCTTCCGGTGAGTGTCTACTAATACCTGGGAGGACAATCTTGGCAGAAAGAAGCACAGCTCGTGGAGTCCATAACCTTCACGAGACTGCTTATTTTCCTTATGGCTGTTCTTTCAGTACTATCGAGTTGCATTGCTGACGAGCAATGACTGTAGAATCGTTAACATGTGGGTCAACTCACAGTCGTAACCGTTCCGACATCCGATTTGATGTTCCTTCGTTGACGAGGCGCTGATATGGGTTGTGTTAAAGGATTGTTGGTGGCTTTGCCATTGCTGGGGGAGTGGGATCTCTCATCAAGCATCATTTCTCAAGTATCATTATTGGAATCTATGAAATCCTGTGAGCCTCGAGCTGCGATTGGGGTTATTCTGTTTTGAGGCTGACTTACCGGCGTCGTAGCACCGGTGCTGTGATCATTTTCTTAGAAGTTCGACCTCCCACCGAAGGGCACAAGGCTATTATCCAGAAATACGCCAGTTTCATGCACTCATTCCTTGGTCGTGGCGTCTGTAAGTCTTATCATCTCGAATGCATTGCCACCCAGCTGATCGTGCCTTTTTGCAGTCTATTTGCTGCTCGGTGTCCTAATGCTCAAGTACGTCcaaaaaagagatgaagaggcAAGTCTAGAGAGTGTCTGACATGAATTACAGCTACTACACTCTTCTATATATCTGCGGGACCATCGTCGGAGCCGTTGGTTTAGCCTTCATCGCCCTTCATTTCGTTCATATGGTCGAGGCCCCTTCGTAAGTTGAATTCCTTGGACTTTCTCGGAATTACTGACAGATGATTGCTAGGACTATGCAACCACCTGTCGCTGATGCGGAGGCCCAACCAGTTTGGCAAGGACCAACCGAATAAGCATATGGCCATTTCAAAAAAACAAACAAACATATACTCGTAGTTAAGGGGACATACAGTGCCAGTATGTTTTAGAAGGATTGTCAGTCCGGTGAGGGAAAGTTAAGGGCTCATTAGGCAAAATAGAATAGCTAGGGCTATAGTATGAATCAACGTACTGCACTTATTGGTGGCAAAGAACTTCTGgcttttatcttttttATTTATGGGATGCCAAGTCAACAATCCTTTGGAATTAGGGATATCTCACATCTGTTACCTGGTTAGTATTGTTGTTAAAGGTCAACGTTGTTGATAGGAGATCTTACGCATCTTCTCTCGCCAGCATATAGTGAAAGACCTTATTACGACTCAAACAGGTTACATATTAGCTATATGTGCAATTACTGTTATACCACAATAGCGAATATGCAATTTTGCTACAACAGCAGTTTACTGCTCAGCTATTAATTCTATCGCGGGGCTATAATTTGAGACAAAAAAGCCACCATCAGGGAGCTTGCATTCCTCATAATAAGAAATGCCTGGGCCTGGTGGGTGCGTCGCAACACGACGGCAAGGCCGATGACTACAAACGACAGAAGTTAACAACGAAAAAAGAGTCACACGCACGGAATAGCATTACGCGAATAACGATAAGAATTAATATTAAGAATAAAAATAACTGTAGTTTCCCGACAAGGGTTTCAAATGTTGTATCGATAATTTCATACCTTCTT is drawn from Cryptococcus gattii WM276 chromosome A, complete sequence and contains these coding sequences:
- a CDS encoding Hypothetical Protein (Similar to TIGR gene model, INSD accession AAW41629.1); the encoded protein is MERLQQNPAELFRIVGGFAIAGGVGSLIKHHFSSIIIGIYEILTGAVIIFLEVRPPTEGHKAIIQKYASFMHSFLGRGVFYLLLGVLMLNYYTLLYICGTIVGAVGLAFIALHFVHMVEAPSTMQPPVADAEAQPVWQGPTE